A single window of Alphaproteobacteria bacterium DNA harbors:
- a CDS encoding PA0069 family radical SAM protein: MADGGRSLARKGRGATSNDSGRYERERRVLADDGWGSLDADPPPLRTEIILDKSRTIIARNRSPDVPFDRSINPYRGCEHGCVYCFARPTHAWLGYSPGLDFESRIFVKPEAPALLERELAKPGYRCRPIAMGTNTDPYQPIEKRAEITRGILDVLSAHNHPLSIVTKSALVLRDRDLLVAMAERNLVKVFVSITTLDRKLARLMEPRAAAPGRRLDTLRGLAAAGIPTGVMAAPMIPALNDIELEAILEAARDAGAGAAGYILLRLPLEIKDLFTDWLREHYPDRADRVLSLIRQTRGGALYKDSWGQRMTGSGPVADLVARRFAAACRRLGLDRNDRNLDTTHFKPPAADKRQLDLL, encoded by the coding sequence ATGGCCGACGGAGGAAGATCGCTGGCCCGCAAAGGACGCGGCGCGACCAGCAACGATAGCGGGCGCTACGAACGCGAGCGGCGAGTCTTGGCCGACGACGGCTGGGGCTCTCTCGACGCCGATCCGCCGCCCCTGCGCACTGAAATCATCCTCGACAAGAGCCGCACCATCATCGCCCGCAATCGGTCGCCGGACGTCCCCTTCGACCGCTCGATCAACCCCTATCGCGGTTGCGAACACGGCTGTGTCTATTGCTTCGCGCGCCCGACCCATGCCTGGCTCGGTTACTCGCCGGGGCTCGATTTCGAAAGCCGGATCTTCGTCAAGCCGGAAGCGCCGGCGCTGCTCGAGCGCGAGCTCGCCAAACCCGGTTACCGCTGCCGCCCGATCGCCATGGGCACCAACACCGACCCCTATCAACCGATCGAGAAACGGGCCGAGATCACCCGCGGCATCCTCGACGTGCTGTCGGCCCACAACCACCCACTGTCGATCGTCACCAAGTCGGCCCTGGTGCTGCGCGACCGCGACCTGCTGGTAGCGATGGCGGAACGCAACCTGGTCAAGGTGTTCGTTTCGATCACCACCCTCGACCGCAAGCTGGCGCGGCTGATGGAACCGCGAGCGGCGGCCCCGGGGCGGCGCCTCGACACCCTGCGCGGGTTGGCCGCCGCCGGCATCCCGACCGGGGTCATGGCGGCGCCGATGATCCCGGCGCTCAACGACATCGAGCTCGAGGCGATCCTCGAAGCCGCCCGCGACGCCGGCGCCGGTGCGGCGGGCTATATCCTGCTGCGGCTGCCGCTCGAGATCAAAGACCTGTTCACCGATTGGCTGCGCGAACACTACCCCGACCGCGCCGACCGCGTGCTCAGCCTGATCCGCCAGACCCGCGGCGGCGCGCTCTACAAGGACAGCTGGGGCCAGCGCATGACCGGCAGCGGGCCGGTCGCCGACCTTGTGGCGCGGCGTTTCGCGGCCGCCTGCCGGCGCCTCGGCCTCGACCGCAACGACCGCAATCTGGACACCACCCATTTCAAGCCGCCGGCGGCCGACAAGCGGCAACTCGACCTGCTGTAG